A genomic region of Trifolium pratense cultivar HEN17-A07 linkage group LG3, ARS_RC_1.1, whole genome shotgun sequence contains the following coding sequences:
- the LOC123913110 gene encoding uncharacterized protein LOC123913110: protein MTEATEAPFRPREKLLEKQKYFQNIRNHTHLKGPYDRITSVAIPLALTAASLFMIGRGIYNMSHGIGKKE from the exons ATGACAGAAGCAACAGAAGCACCGTTCAGACCAAGAGAGAAGCTTCTTGAGAAGCAAAAATATTTCCAGAATATACGCAACCATACTCACTTGAAAGGTCCCTATGACAGGATTACCTCTGTTGCTATACCCCTTGCTCTTACCGCAGCTTCCCTTTTTATGATT GGACGCGGGATCTATAATATGTCACATGGAATAGGAAAGAAGGAATGA
- the LOC123913103 gene encoding probable E3 ubiquitin-protein ligase ARI2 isoform X2: MIRYKYCYFVSRKQSKREECGKPSPSLFSSEFSLFPFSDHPIRSQSPNPTFSILFQMEDYGSSDDDYHFSDQEDSDVELIENDDRNFELVSSKTPTAQVITKESLIAAQKEDLRRVMDMLSVKQQHARTLLIYHRWDVENLFEVYVERGKAFMFAQAGVSVDECRDSDSSVSALVMCEICMDDVPSDEATRMDCGHCFCNTCWTQHFFVKINEGQSKRIRCMAHKCNSICDEAVVRTLLSREHPDMAEKYERFLLESYIEDNKRVKWCPSTPHCGNAIRAVGDDLCEVECSCGEQFCFNCLSEAHSPCSCLMWKLWEKKCRDESETVNWITVHTKPCPKCHKPVEKNGGCNLVACICGQAFCWLCGGATGREHTWSSIAGHSCGRYKEQEKSAERAKRDLYRYMHYHNRYKAHTDSFKLESKLKGLIQGKITASEEKSELRDYSWVHNGLSKLFRSRRVLSHSYAFAFYMFGDEIFKEEMSDAEREIKQNLFEDQQQQFEANVERLSKILEEPFETFDDDAKVMAIRMEIINLSTLIDGLCKKMYECIENDLLGSISLGSIHSIAPYKSKGIERASELPVCFSNKANDTV, translated from the exons atgattagaTATAAATATTGTTATTTTGTGAGCAGAAAGCAAAGCAAAAGGGAAGAGTGTGGTAAACCTTCTCCTTCACTTTTCTCGTCGGAATTTTCGCTATTCCCTTTTTCCGATCATCCTATTCGATCCCAATCACCAAACCCTACTTTTTCTATTCTATTCCAAATGGAAGATTACGGTAGCAGCGACGACGATTATCACTTCTCCGATCAAGAAGATTCCGATGTCGAACTAATCGAAAACGACGATCGCAATTTTGAATTAGTCTCTTCTAAGACTCCTACTGCTCAG GTGATTACGAAGGAATCACTGATAGCTGCACAG AAGGAGGATTTGCGCAGAGTGATGGACATGCTTTCTGTGAAACAACAACATGCACGTACGCTGCTTATTTATCATCGTTGGGATGTGGAAAATTTGTTTGAAGTTTATGTAGAAAGAGGGAAGGCGTTCATGTTTGCTCAGGCTGGTGTTAGTGTGGATGAATGTCGTGACTCTGACTCATCGGTTAGTGCGTTAGTAATGTGTGAAATCTGTATGGACGATGTTCCTAGTGATGAAGCAACAAGAATGGACTGTGGTCACTGCTTTTGCAACACCT GTTGGAcacaacatttttttgtcaagataaATGAGGGTCAAAGTAAACGCATCAGATGCATGGCTCACAAATGTAATTCCATTTGTGATGAAGCTGTCGTAAGAACCCTACTCAGTAGAGAGCACCCTGATATGGCAGAGAAATATGAACGGTTTCTTCTTGAATCTTACATCGAAGACAATAAAAGAGTTAAATGGTGTCCAAGCAcaccacattgtgggaatgCAATTCGTGCTGTGGGTGATGACTTGTGTGAGGTAGAATGTTCATGCGGTgaacaattttgttttaattgctTGTCAGAAGCGCACTCCCCCTGTTCATGTTTAATGTGGAAACTTTGGGAAAAGAAGTGCCGGGATGAATCCGAAACTGTTAATTGGATAACAGTTCATACAAAGCCTTGTCCAAAGTGCCACAAACCGGTGGAGAAGAATGGTGGCTGTAATTTGGTCGCCTGTATTTGCGGTCAAGCATTTTG TTGGTTGTGTGGTGGAGCTACCGGCCGGGAGCATACCTGGTCAAGTATAGCAGGTCATAGCTGTGGTCGCTACAAAGAGCAAGAGAAATCAGCTGAGCGGGCCAAGAGGGATCTCTATAGGTACATGCATTATCATAACCGATATAAAGCTCACACAGACTCCTTTAAGCTTGAAAGTAAACTGAAAGGTCTCATACAAGGGAAGATTACTGCTTCGGAAGAAAAAAGTGAACTCAGAGATTATAGCTGGGTGCATAATGGACTGTCCAAGCTTTTCAGATCTAGGCGTGTCCTTTCACATTCATATGCATTTGCATTTTATATGTTTGGAGATGAGATTTTTAAAGAAGAAATGTCCGATGCTGAAAGGGAAATAAAACAGAACTTATTTGAGGATCAGCAGCAGCAGTTTGAAGCAAATGTTGAAAGACTATCTAAGATTTTGGAGGAGCCTTTCGAAACCTTTGATGATGATGCTAAGGTCATGGCGATAAGGATGGAGATAATAAATCTGTCAACACTTATTGATGgtctttgtaaaaaaat GTATGAGTGCATTGAGAATGATTTATTGGGATCTATTAGTCTTGGTAGTATCCACAGTATAGCACCATATAAATCAAAGGGCATAGAGAGGGCTTCAGAGCTTCCAGTTTGTTTTAGCAATAAAGCCAACGATACAG TTTGA
- the LOC123913103 gene encoding probable E3 ubiquitin-protein ligase ARI2 isoform X1 — protein MIRYKYCYFVSRKQSKREECGKPSPSLFSSEFSLFPFSDHPIRSQSPNPTFSILFQMEDYGSSDDDYHFSDQEDSDVELIENDDRNFELVSSKTPTAQVITKESLIAAQKEDLRRVMDMLSVKQQHARTLLIYHRWDVENLFEVYVERGKAFMFAQAGVSVDECRDSDSSVSALVMCEICMDDVPSDEATRMDCGHCFCNTCWTQHFFVKINEGQSKRIRCMAHKCNSICDEAVVRTLLSREHPDMAEKYERFLLESYIEDNKRVKWCPSTPHCGNAIRAVGDDLCEVECSCGEQFCFNCLSEAHSPCSCLMWKLWEKKCRDESETVNWITVHTKPCPKCHKPVEKNGGCNLVACICGQAFCWLCGGATGREHTWSSIAGHSCGRYKEQEKSAERAKRDLYRYMHYHNRYKAHTDSFKLESKLKGLIQGKITASEEKSELRDYSWVHNGLSKLFRSRRVLSHSYAFAFYMFGDEIFKEEMSDAEREIKQNLFEDQQQQFEANVERLSKILEEPFETFDDDAKVMAIRMEIINLSTLIDGLCKKMYECIENDLLGSISLGSIHSIAPYKSKGIERASELPVCFSNKANDTGVTAELNQSEESGCSSRKRARKDGGFFDLNLPAEFVDRN, from the exons atgattagaTATAAATATTGTTATTTTGTGAGCAGAAAGCAAAGCAAAAGGGAAGAGTGTGGTAAACCTTCTCCTTCACTTTTCTCGTCGGAATTTTCGCTATTCCCTTTTTCCGATCATCCTATTCGATCCCAATCACCAAACCCTACTTTTTCTATTCTATTCCAAATGGAAGATTACGGTAGCAGCGACGACGATTATCACTTCTCCGATCAAGAAGATTCCGATGTCGAACTAATCGAAAACGACGATCGCAATTTTGAATTAGTCTCTTCTAAGACTCCTACTGCTCAG GTGATTACGAAGGAATCACTGATAGCTGCACAG AAGGAGGATTTGCGCAGAGTGATGGACATGCTTTCTGTGAAACAACAACATGCACGTACGCTGCTTATTTATCATCGTTGGGATGTGGAAAATTTGTTTGAAGTTTATGTAGAAAGAGGGAAGGCGTTCATGTTTGCTCAGGCTGGTGTTAGTGTGGATGAATGTCGTGACTCTGACTCATCGGTTAGTGCGTTAGTAATGTGTGAAATCTGTATGGACGATGTTCCTAGTGATGAAGCAACAAGAATGGACTGTGGTCACTGCTTTTGCAACACCT GTTGGAcacaacatttttttgtcaagataaATGAGGGTCAAAGTAAACGCATCAGATGCATGGCTCACAAATGTAATTCCATTTGTGATGAAGCTGTCGTAAGAACCCTACTCAGTAGAGAGCACCCTGATATGGCAGAGAAATATGAACGGTTTCTTCTTGAATCTTACATCGAAGACAATAAAAGAGTTAAATGGTGTCCAAGCAcaccacattgtgggaatgCAATTCGTGCTGTGGGTGATGACTTGTGTGAGGTAGAATGTTCATGCGGTgaacaattttgttttaattgctTGTCAGAAGCGCACTCCCCCTGTTCATGTTTAATGTGGAAACTTTGGGAAAAGAAGTGCCGGGATGAATCCGAAACTGTTAATTGGATAACAGTTCATACAAAGCCTTGTCCAAAGTGCCACAAACCGGTGGAGAAGAATGGTGGCTGTAATTTGGTCGCCTGTATTTGCGGTCAAGCATTTTG TTGGTTGTGTGGTGGAGCTACCGGCCGGGAGCATACCTGGTCAAGTATAGCAGGTCATAGCTGTGGTCGCTACAAAGAGCAAGAGAAATCAGCTGAGCGGGCCAAGAGGGATCTCTATAGGTACATGCATTATCATAACCGATATAAAGCTCACACAGACTCCTTTAAGCTTGAAAGTAAACTGAAAGGTCTCATACAAGGGAAGATTACTGCTTCGGAAGAAAAAAGTGAACTCAGAGATTATAGCTGGGTGCATAATGGACTGTCCAAGCTTTTCAGATCTAGGCGTGTCCTTTCACATTCATATGCATTTGCATTTTATATGTTTGGAGATGAGATTTTTAAAGAAGAAATGTCCGATGCTGAAAGGGAAATAAAACAGAACTTATTTGAGGATCAGCAGCAGCAGTTTGAAGCAAATGTTGAAAGACTATCTAAGATTTTGGAGGAGCCTTTCGAAACCTTTGATGATGATGCTAAGGTCATGGCGATAAGGATGGAGATAATAAATCTGTCAACACTTATTGATGgtctttgtaaaaaaat GTATGAGTGCATTGAGAATGATTTATTGGGATCTATTAGTCTTGGTAGTATCCACAGTATAGCACCATATAAATCAAAGGGCATAGAGAGGGCTTCAGAGCTTCCAGTTTGTTTTAGCAATAAAGCCAACGATACAG GTGTAACAGCAGAGCTTAATCAGTCAGAAGAGAGTGGATGTTCTTCTCGTAAGCGAGCCCGAAAAGACGGTGGCTTTTTTGATCTAAACTTGCCAGCTGAGTTTGTAGACAGAAATTGA
- the LOC123914753 gene encoding uncharacterized protein LOC123914753, whose product MAANNTSDGSKSIFTNYITSPPNYDSWATDIKLWVTGQGYKDHLTTKFDTDKPKWEQIDAQLCSVIKSALHPDIKPIFRPHITCESVWSQAKKLYTNDTQRLYGVGHKLMNIITPKKIEGSISTYLGNVHFALHDFNELLPHVVSSTTEQEKEREQHSTFLMLLSLYGLPEEYAAIHDQILGSATVPDMSTTYAILLRVPAKHSLEPIITPAPGDTTALASFWK is encoded by the coding sequence ATGGCTGCTAACAACACCTCTGATGGTTCAAAAAGTATCTTTACCAACTACATTACTTCTCCTCCCAATTACGATAGTTGGGCCACTGATATCAAATTATGGGTTACCGGACAAGGTTACAAGGACCATCTTACTACGAAGTTCGATACCGATAAACCAAAATGGGAACAGATCGATGCTCAATTGTGCAGTGTTATCAAATCCGCACTTCACCCTGATATCAAACCGATCTTCCGTCCTCATATCACGTGTGAATCAGTTTGGAGTCAGGCTAAGAAACTTTACACTAATGACACTCAGCGCCTTTATGGAGTTGGTCACAAATTGATGAATATCATTACTCCGAAAAAGATAGAAGGCTCTATTTCAACATATCTCGGTAATGTTCATTTTGCACTTCATGATTTTAATGAGCTTCTCCCTCATGTCGTAAGCTCTACAACTGAACAGGAGAAGGAACGTGAACAACATAGCACCTTCTTAATGCTCCTTTCCCTTTATGGTTTACCAGAAGAGTACGCTGCGATTCATGATCAGATTTTGGGTTCTGCAACTGTTCCGGATATGTCTACAACATATGCTATCCTCCTTCGAGTACCTGCAAAACATTCACTCGAGCCTATTATTACCCCTGCACCAGGTGACACTACTGCCCTTGCATCATTTTGGAAATAA
- the LOC123913105 gene encoding probable E3 ubiquitin-protein ligase ARI1 yields the protein MDMLSIRQQDARTLLIYHRWDVDHLFEVYVEKGKEFMFAQAGVSVDEYHDSDSPVSAVVMCEICIDDVPSDEATRMDCGHCFCNSCWTQHFLVKVNEGQSKRIRCMAHKCNSICDETVVITLLGRRHPDMAEKYERFLLESYIDDNKKVKWCPSTPHCGNAIRAEGDDLCEVECSCGEQFCFNCLSEAHSPCSCLMWELWQHEHQDEVESDNWIIIHTKPCPKCHKPVEKNGGCNWVGCICGQPFCWLCGGATGLQHTNYSIAGHDCGHYKEPEKTVDHEKRDLYRYKHYYNRYKAHKHSFKFESKLKGSIQEKIPIFEKKHSQRNKYQLGDYSWVNNGLSRLLRSRCILSYSYAFAFYMFGDDLFKEEMLEAEREIKQNLFEDQQQQLEANVERLAEILPEAFKSLQYGKVMKRRMQIITLSTVIDDLCKKMYECIENDLLESVNLGSIHIIAPYKSKGIERAS from the exons ATGGACATGCTTTCTATAAGACAACAAGATGCGCGCACACTGCTTATTTATCATCGTTGGGATGTGGACCATTTGTTTGAAGTTTATGTAGAAAAAGGGAAGGAATTTATGTTTGCTCAGGCTGGTGTTAGTGTGGATGAATATCATGATTCTGACTCGCCGGTTAGTGCTGTAGTAATGTGTGAAATCTGCATAGACGATGTTCCAAGTGATGAAGCAACAAGAATGGACTGTGGTCACTGCTTTTGCAACTCCT GTTGGACACAACATTTTTTAGTCAAGGTAAATGAGGGTCAAAGTAAACGCATCCGATGCATGGCTCACAAATGTAATTCAATTTGCGATGAAACTGTCGTAATAACTCTACTCGGTAGAAGGCACCCTGATATGGCAGAGAAATATGAACGCTTTCTTCTTGAATCCTACATTGACGACAATAAGAAAGTTAAATGGTGTCCGAGCACGCCACATTGTGGGAATGCAATTCGTGCTGAGGGTGATGACTTGTGTGAGGTAGAATGTTCATGTGGTGAAcaattttgtttcaattgctTGTCAGAGGCACACTCCCCATGTTCATGTTTGATGTGGGAGCTTTGGCAACATGAGCATCAAGATGAAGTAGAATCTGATAATTGGATAATTATTCATACGAAACCTTGTCCAAAGTGCCACAAACCGGTGGAAAAGAATGGTGGTTGTAATTGGGTTGGCTGTATTTGCGGCCAACCATTTTG TTGGTTGTGTGGTGGAGCGACTGGACTGCAGCATACCAATTATAGCATAGCTGGTCATGACTGTGGTCACTACAAAGAACCTGAGAAAACAGTTGACCACGAAAAGAGGGATCTCTATCGGTACAAACATTATTATAACCGATATAAAGCTCACAAACACTCCTTTAAGTTTGAAAGTAAACTGAAAGGTAGCATACAAGAGAAGATTCCTATTTTCGAAAAGAAACATTCTCAACGAAACAAATATCAACTCGGAGATTATAGCTGGGTAAATAATGGACTCTCTAGACTTCTCAGATCTAGGTGCATCCTTTCATACTCATATGCATTTGCATTTTATATGTTTGGAGATGATCTTTTCAAAGAGGAAATGTTAGAAGCTGAAAGGGAAATAAAACAGAACTTATTTGAGGATCAACAGCAGCAGTTAGAGGCAAATGTTGAAAGACTCGCTGAGATTTTGCCGGAGGCTTTCAAATCCTTACAATATGGTAAGGTTATGAAGAGAAGGATGCAGATAATAACTCTGTCAACAGTTATTGACGatctttgtaaaaaaat GTACGAATGCATCGAGAATGATTTATTGGAATCTGTTAATCTTGGTAGTATCCACATTATAGCACCATATAAATCAAAGGGCATAGAGAGGGCTTCATAG